GCACAAGGTACAGAGAACCAAACCTCATTCAAGATTCTGTCAACTTTTAATTTAGCCCAGTTGGCATTTACGCAGTGCTCCAAATGATCTTATCCATAGGGATTAAAATGGTGTAGTAAATAATTTCAAAATcgttcaaaatttaaaaaaatatatatatagaaagtAGTTAATCAATTAAACTGTGAATGTTGTATTATTGGTAGAGAAATATCCCCTAATAGGCATGGCACTACTGTAGCCAAAGTAAAGATTGAGTAAATATTATGTTAAAGCAGtaataattaatatttttaaattaacaatGGATCGCATGACTATTTGTATGTGAAAGATGTTCCTTGTTgtgatgaacctacagagaattattACCTGACATGACATGTGGACAAaaagatagatatatagaaaGTATATACTTTTGGCATTACCTGGTTGGTTGGTTACTAAATGACAAATGAAAGCACTGACATTATCTGATACTAGTATGTCTGCTTTTATCAAGAATCCAGCAGTTTTagatcttttttctctttttctcagcGTCTCTCGAGGGATCAGAGCAGCTGCCCATGAACCTTATGGTGAAGAAGATTCTGAAAAATGAAGGCTTCTTTGGACTTTACCGTGGCATCCTGCCAAATTTCATGAAGGTCATACCGGCTGTCAGCATCAGCTACGTGGTGTATGAGCACATGAGGTCTGAATTGGGTATTCAAAAGTAGGCAGCAGAGTCATTTGTGACTATGTGTGTTTGCGAGAGTGTAAGAGGATGTGCagcaactttttttatttcaaaacccATCCCTTTTAACATATTAGGGAAACTGTTATGTAAATAATTTGTTTACCCGTAGGTCTCCAAAGTCTCAAGCTGCCGCATATGGAGCCATTGTAGACGTTTTTAAAGTGATTGCAAGACTTTGGGTGAACTGTTGAGCAATTATAATGATTGTAAAAGAGTTGACTAATGACTAATACGACTTCTACAATGTTTTCAACTGTATGTTGTTTGTCCACAAATTTAAGTGCACTGTCAGTTTCACTTTCAGTTGAATCAACCAAAGAGGTGGATATTAAGAATGAATGAAAACCAAAAACACTTGGAGAGGTTCACTTTCTTTTAATTGTTGATGTGGATAGAAATGGCAATATTTTTTGTGTCAGTCATTTTAAGTATGGGTCCAGTTATGTTGTATGTTCTTCTAACATTTTACCAGAAGGCACCAGCAAGTTCCAAAAAGTGGAACACTTGCTGAAGTGGGATAACAATAGACTGTAAAATAAGGGGATGACacatttttgttcttttcttgcTATCTTTATAGACAAACTGTTGTAAgaaaatttacattttacattcatttaaagACACTCGTCCAGCTTTATATTCACTTTCCAAAAATATTATTTGAGTGGGGAGCTGTTTCACCTAGAAATCTGAGGGAACTTTTGAAGTGCAATACTGTATTTACACCTTGGTGATTCACATTATGGTATGTTTGAGACAGGTATGTCCCTTTGGGAATGGATATGTGCAGATTTGGTGAACAGGGGAGTAATGTGCCTTATGTGTTTTTTCTCAGATATCTGTTGACTTTTACACCCCtcatttttttgcctttattttcAATATTTGGTTCATTAGATGCTGGTGtttacattaataaaaacattggAATACAAAAGTGAGACGTTTTGAGTGCATTTATTTTCAGCTTACTGTGgttgaaatgtattttaaagaaaacatttgatGTTTGTCATAAAGGTGTGGCACAACATAAAGAGGCAAGTAATGAATCACTTGTGATCTGAAAACTTGTTCTGTGATCCCAGATGTATTCTGAGTGCAAGCTTTCACTCAAGCCTTATGTGTTGTGCCATTTGATCCCTGAAGCTTTAAGTACAGATTACTCCACTTTAGATCTTGTGTAATACTCTTTTGCCCAGTGATGTCAATACTTCTGACTGTAGCTGTCTGATCTTGGCCAGGACACAGTAACAGGGGTTCTGCTCATTTGTAGCATTGCCTGGGgcatagcacaaaattctgggccctgtagaaaggcattttctatggatCCCTctccgcatccacagctattcattctagcatctttttgggccctcctcacatgagggccctgggtactcagtccccttttatCCCCCAGTCCCACGCCCCTGAGCATTGCACTAAAGGAGATTACTTCCCAACGTATCCAGTTCCTGCTTAATAACTCAAAACATGATTTTGATTTCTGAATAATCACTTAAGTCAAGCTAAAATGTTTAACGTAAACATTTTTTGGTCACAGCTTCtaaaatttgtttatttttactctTTTCATATCATATCAAATCAAAGATCTCTGGGCCAAAAATAGAAAACAATTAGCTCAAGACAAAAGACCATAGTATGCTGAATGGTGAAAGtgcatttatttgacattcATTGAGCAACAACTTCCACATTTCAgtcttttttgttcttttaatgtgctgcatttgaaaaagaatgccttttttttgctagcttaaaagaaaaatcactaacaagtttttttcttcagaatAATTTGAAAGATGGTACACGTACATACAAAACTTCTATACATTAGATATAGGCAagttttcattcattcagatCATGaccagactgacagacagacctgTGATTAAGACAGAAGAGGGGCAGACAACTTTATTTTCAAGAAATAAGAtctccaaaataaaaatattgtggctctatagtttatatatatatttatattatttaatcTGAGAATAGCTTCTTTTCTAGGTATATTCCATTTATTATGAGTGTACcaataagagaaaaaaatgccACAGTGGTCAGGATGGAGCGCAGGGCTTTAAACCAGCTAGGGTAAGTGGGCAGCAGAGACAGATCATAATGCAGCGATATTCCTAGTCCCATGATAACCATGGTGGCTGCAGGAACAATGCTGTCGCTCATCAGCATGGACACCCAGGCTAACAGGAAGGGAACCACACTGTTGGCCAGGTTCATCCAGTCAGGTTTTGCTGGGCTGCTCTCAGGAAGAGCGAATCCCCAGCGAGCTCCACCCAGGAAGGAAACAATGGAGGCACCGTAAGCTAACTGAGCATAGGCCAACTCCGGAGAGTAGCTCTCAGTCACAGCCATGAGCAGAGGAGGGGCGACAAAGGGGATCAGCCCTGCAAACCCCAGGTACAGGGCAGGTTTGGGACCTTTCCACAAGTCCTTCATGTCATAGCGCAGCAGATCCAGCTCTCTGGGAGGAGGTTCAAGTTTTGGTCGCTTCTTCAGCCTCACAGCAGAAGAGTGGAAATGCTGGCTCCTCACTAAAAATGGAGCTGCATGACTGTTGGTCCTCTTGAAACCGAGGACAGCAGGAGGTTTTACTCGTCCGGCATCCCTTTCTGAAAACGGCAGCCTTGCTGTTGAGGCACAGAAGGTCTGCAGGGAGATGGATCCACCTTCAGAAGCTCGTGTCAGGACTGATGTCCAGCATCTTTGTGGTGGACCTGCCCAATGCCATACCTAAAGACAAGACATttacataaacatttttttttaaatgatacatTATTAAAATATGAGCAAAAGAGCCTTTGGAGCAAGTAAATCACTGGTCTGTTACCTTCTGGGCTGCAAAGGTTGTTCTAAACATATAAGAGAGCATCTGATgaaaaaagtaaacagagatCAGGTTAGACAGAGCAAAGACACAATGAAAGCTGATTCActcaaaatgaaaagaaaaaaaaatatgaataaaaaggataaaatgtaaaatgggttagggctgcaaataatgtttattttaattactGATAAATTCTGATTATTTTTCCTGATCAATCATTTGGTCAATAAAGTGTCAGATTGTACAAAATAAATTTCCAACACAAgttgtataaatatatacacaaacactgtTCTGCCGAACCTCCCAAACTAACTAAATGTAACACACAGGAAGATgcatgaaaaataaaacagaacccAAAGCATCTAAAAAGATGGCACACTTTATTGAACCCAAACCATTCTGTATTTCTTTATCCctctgttgtcctcgggtcaaatatgacccattttcacatttgaatttctttcaaccaaattgtcaaaaaataacGTGGGTGGTTTCATACAACGctctttacaagtaaaataaatggtcAGTTCACTGTTCTCACTggatttgtgtgttttattcaatttgaaaaaaacaaaaaaggtaaaacaacgttgaaaagaaattgacaaaaatgtcaaaacgttgaaaaagcgacaacaagtttttaaaaagcgcaaaaacgtcgggaaaagtgacacaaacgtcaggaaaagcgtagaaaaacaaaaagttgcatgggcgacgggaagacaacataTAATACATAGCTACAGTATATGGGTTCACCTTCACCGGTTTAGAGTCCTCTCTCAGCTAACGTTATACCAACATGTAAAAGTGTCTGCGGCCGCTAACTACAATATAGCTCAGACAGATAAGCATCATAAATAATGTGAAAAATCTAAACGTATCTTTATAGCGTTACAGCAGACTTAGAGACTGACTAACGGCATGCGAGACCGCGACACAACAACGACTTTACGGAGTTAACGGCTAACGTTACACAGCTTAAGTAGGCCTATGTCTTAGCACTTAATATAACCGCATTCCTGAAACACGGACGAGCGCAATAATTACCTCTGTTTTAGGATAAAAACATCATACTTTAAACATGTATAggctcatagactgtatataagaagtaTAGGCTCGGTGCAAGACTCTACTTCCGTTCTACTTCCGCTCCCTCGTTCTGTTAATACATCTGTCATCTGACATCTtatgtcggtacacgatccgttctgcctgcacatgcgcaaaatgttcgcgcatgcgcggttgtacgaggatttacgacactgcacgatctgttcctcgcttccggtcgacagccaagatCCAAgataacgttagtttagctaacagctaattcggctaactgctagctgagacagcatgtaataactttaaaagaccctcaaaataaaacttgaaaataaacgttgacatatataacagctgttacgtcagttctactttacttgtgctcatttaaaatacaa
This sequence is a window from Sander lucioperca isolate FBNREF2018 chromosome 11, SLUC_FBN_1.2, whole genome shotgun sequence. Protein-coding genes within it:
- the LOC116038221 gene encoding transmembrane protein 69-like isoform X3, encoding MSLYMFKMLSYMFRTTFAAQKVWHWAGPPQRCWTFCASTARLPFSERDAGRVKPPAVLGFKRTNSHAAPFLVRSQHFHSSAVRLKKRPKLEPPPRELDLLRYDMKDLWKGPKPALYLGFAGLIPFVAPPLLMAVTESYSPELAYAQLAYGASIVSFLGGARWGFALPESSPAKPDWMNLANSVVPFLLAWVSMLMSDSIVPAATMVIMGLGISLHYDLSLLPTYPSWFKALRSILTTVAFFSLIGTLIINGIYLEKKLFSD
- the LOC116038221 gene encoding transmembrane protein 69-like isoform X1, whose amino-acid sequence is MSLYMFKMLSYMFRTTFAAQKVWHWAGPPQRCWTSVLTRASEGGSISLQTFCASTARLPFSERDAGRVKPPAVLGFKRTNSHAAPFLVRSQHFHSSAVRLKKRPKLEPPPRELDLLRYDMKDLWKGPKPALYLGFAGLIPFVAPPLLMAVTESYSPELAYAQLAYGASIVSFLGGARWGFALPESSPAKPDWMNLANSVVPFLLAWVSMLMSDSIVPAATMVIMGLGISLHYDLSLLPTYPSWFKALRSILTTVAFFSLIGTLIINGIYLEKKLFSD
- the LOC116038221 gene encoding transmembrane protein 69-like isoform X2, coding for MLSYMFRTTFAAQKVWHWAGPPQRCWTSVLTRASEGGSISLQTFCASTARLPFSERDAGRVKPPAVLGFKRTNSHAAPFLVRSQHFHSSAVRLKKRPKLEPPPRELDLLRYDMKDLWKGPKPALYLGFAGLIPFVAPPLLMAVTESYSPELAYAQLAYGASIVSFLGGARWGFALPESSPAKPDWMNLANSVVPFLLAWVSMLMSDSIVPAATMVIMGLGISLHYDLSLLPTYPSWFKALRSILTTVAFFSLIGTLIINGIYLEKKLFSD
- the LOC116038221 gene encoding transmembrane protein 69-like isoform X4, translated to MLSYMFRTTFAAQKVWHWAGPPQRCWTFCASTARLPFSERDAGRVKPPAVLGFKRTNSHAAPFLVRSQHFHSSAVRLKKRPKLEPPPRELDLLRYDMKDLWKGPKPALYLGFAGLIPFVAPPLLMAVTESYSPELAYAQLAYGASIVSFLGGARWGFALPESSPAKPDWMNLANSVVPFLLAWVSMLMSDSIVPAATMVIMGLGISLHYDLSLLPTYPSWFKALRSILTTVAFFSLIGTLIINGIYLEKKLFSD